One window of Vidua chalybeata isolate OUT-0048 chromosome 14, bVidCha1 merged haplotype, whole genome shotgun sequence genomic DNA carries:
- the LOC128795202 gene encoding BTB/POZ domain-containing protein KCTD12-like, with amino-acid sequence MALADPVSCAKGSEDSNPFPDIIELNVGGQVYITRHPTLVSVPGSLLWEMFTQKNARSLARDSKGRFFVDRDGFLFRYILDYMRDQQLVLPEHFPERGRLQREAEYFMLPELVKLLVPKLSEQNSLGDDPCQSDPEELSPGADTARGLSSAATALPRAVSGAAGSEGRRAGFITIGYRGSYTLGRDSQTDAKFRRVARIMVCGKTSLAKEVFGDTLNESRDPDRPPERYTSRYYLKFTFLEQAFDKLADAGFHMVACNSTGTCAFAHEQTDDRIWTSYTEYVFYRE; translated from the coding sequence ATGGCCCTGGCAGACCCCGTGAGCTGTGCCAAAGGCAGTGAGGACAGCAACCCCTTCCCTGACATCATCGAGCTGAATGTGGGGGGACAGGTGTACATCACCCGGCACCCCACGCTGGTCAGCGTGCCTGGCTCACTGCTCTGGGAGATGTTCACCCAGAAGAACGCCCGCTCGCTGGCCCGTGACAGCAAGGGCCGCTTCTTCGTGGACCGGGACGGGTTCCTGTTCCGCTACATCCTGGATTACATGAGGGaccagcagctggtgctgcccgAGCACTTCCCAGAGCGCGGCCGGCTGCAGCGCGAGGCCGAGTACTTCATGCTGCCGGAGCTGGTGAAGCTGCTGGTGCCCAAGCTCAGCGAGCAGAACTCCCTGGGGGATGATCCCTGCCAGAGCGACCCCGAGGAACTGTCCCCCGGCGCGGACACCGCGCGCGGCCTGAGCTCGGCCGCCACCGCACTGCCCAGAGCCGTGTCCGGTGCTGCCGGCTCCGAGGGCCGCAGGGCAGGGTTCATCACCATCGGCTACCGTGGCTCCTACAcgctgggcagggacagccagacGGATGCCAAGTTCCGCAGGGTGGCCCGGATCATGGTGTGCGGCAAGACCTCGCTGGCCAAGGAGGTCTTTGGGGACACCTTGAACGAGAGCAGGGACCCCGACAGGCCCCCGGAGAGGTACACGTCCAGGTACTACCTCAAATTCACCTTCCTGGAGCAAGCCTTTGACAAATTGGCCGATGCCGGCTTCCACATGGTGGCCTGCAACTCCACGGGCACCTGTGCCTTTGCCCACGAGCAGACGGACGACAGGATCTGGACCTCTTACACCGAATATGTTTTCTATCGTGAGTGA